The Pedobacter roseus genome contains a region encoding:
- a CDS encoding alpha-L-fucosidase — translation MRYFKVFFILFPLFIGKLSAQQTAASGQKMQWFADAKLGIFIHWGIYSVNGISESWSFFNNYINHDAYMKQLNGFTAAKYKPEEWVNLIRESGAKYAVITTKHHDGVALWDSKMPNATTTVNSSAAKKDLITPFVTELKKSGLKTGLYFSLPDWSYPDYDGFTRDRKRYDYKQDPVRFKKFQNYFQGQLNELSTRYNPDLVWFDGDWEHSGEEWQAKNILSNLRKVNQNIIVNSRLNGHGDYDTPEQGVPVVKPSSPEWELCYTMNDSWGYQPYDNHYKSSNMIIRTLVDCISMGGNLLLDIGPKADGTIAPEQVQILKDLGRWTKKHSEAIYGTQTGISKKHFNAKTALSKDKKTLFLYLDYKTDEGIVLTGIKSKVKNMQLVGGGQVKFTNISASDYIFNIPSTNFDQDVTVVKVSFDEPIDLVETENEAISLKDLFTANDKQISVSYKLKKLAATLDKGTNIFNDTNLAADGMGFNVNIKPLDQTVNNWVIKNAEALCKTTGGIPAGHFQGNTALSADKQTLYLFVEGTPTGPIAIKGLKNNISRIRIVGEGTMLPHEIYNKLYWSKIPGIVYIPVPEDKLDPELTVIAVLLDGPIDLYREKVGAIESNL, via the coding sequence ATGCGTTATTTTAAGGTTTTCTTTATTTTATTCCCATTATTTATCGGTAAACTCTCTGCTCAGCAAACAGCAGCTTCAGGTCAAAAAATGCAATGGTTTGCTGACGCCAAACTGGGTATTTTTATCCATTGGGGTATTTATTCGGTTAATGGTATTTCCGAATCATGGTCGTTTTTCAACAACTACATCAATCACGATGCTTACATGAAACAACTTAATGGTTTTACCGCTGCAAAATACAAACCGGAAGAATGGGTGAATCTGATTAGAGAAAGCGGTGCTAAATACGCGGTAATTACCACAAAACACCATGATGGTGTTGCCCTTTGGGATAGCAAAATGCCCAACGCAACCACAACCGTTAATAGCAGTGCAGCCAAAAAAGATTTAATCACCCCATTTGTAACCGAACTTAAAAAATCAGGATTGAAAACAGGTTTATACTTTTCATTGCCCGATTGGAGTTATCCCGATTATGATGGCTTTACCCGCGACAGGAAACGATATGATTATAAACAGGATCCCGTAAGGTTTAAAAAATTTCAAAATTACTTTCAGGGACAGTTAAACGAACTTTCAACAAGATACAATCCCGATCTGGTATGGTTTGATGGCGATTGGGAACACAGCGGAGAAGAATGGCAGGCCAAAAATATACTCTCAAATTTACGGAAGGTAAACCAGAATATCATTGTCAATTCTCGCCTAAACGGACATGGCGATTACGATACACCAGAACAGGGTGTTCCGGTAGTAAAACCCAGCTCACCCGAATGGGAACTTTGTTATACCATGAACGATTCATGGGGTTATCAGCCTTATGATAATCACTACAAATCATCCAACATGATTATCCGCACCCTGGTTGATTGTATCAGTATGGGCGGTAATTTGTTATTGGATATCGGACCAAAAGCCGATGGTACCATCGCGCCTGAACAGGTTCAGATTTTAAAAGATTTAGGCCGTTGGACCAAAAAGCATAGTGAAGCGATTTACGGAACGCAAACAGGCATCTCTAAAAAACATTTCAATGCAAAAACTGCACTTTCTAAAGATAAAAAAACGCTATTCCTTTACCTCGATTATAAAACAGATGAAGGCATTGTGCTAACCGGTATTAAATCAAAAGTGAAAAATATGCAGCTAGTTGGCGGTGGTCAGGTAAAATTCACCAACATTAGCGCCTCCGATTATATATTCAATATTCCTTCAACTAATTTTGATCAGGACGTAACGGTGGTAAAAGTAAGTTTTGATGAGCCTATTGACCTTGTTGAAACCGAAAATGAAGCCATTTCATTAAAAGATTTATTTACGGCAAATGATAAACAGATTTCTGTTTCCTACAAACTGAAAAAATTAGCTGCAACTTTGGATAAGGGCACTAATATTTTTAATGACACCAACCTTGCAGCTGATGGAATGGGTTTCAACGTCAATATTAAACCTTTGGATCAAACAGTAAACAACTGGGTAATCAAAAATGCTGAAGCATTATGCAAAACAACTGGAGGAATTCCGGCAGGGCATTTTCAGGGCAATACTGCACTTTCTGCAGATAAACAAACACTTTATTTATTTGTAGAAGGCACACCAACCGGGCCAATTGCCATTAAAGGCTTAAAAAACAACATCAGCAGGATCAGGATTGTAGGGGAGGGCACCATGCTTCCGCACGAAATTTATAACAAGCTTTACTGGAGCAAAATACCAGGCATTGTTTACATTCCTGTACCTGAGGATAAATTAGATCCGGAGTTAACCGTAATTGCAGTGCTTTTAGATGGTCCGATTGATTTGTACCGCGAAAAAGTTGGCGCGATAGAAAGCAACCTCTAA
- a CDS encoding DEAD/DEAH box helicase → MTNPFQLLGISDDVVNAVKDLGFETPTPIQEQSIPVLLEGTNDFVGLAQTGTGKTAAFGLPLLELIDFKVNKPQALILCPTRELCLQIANDLKNFSKNIANAHVVAVYGGANIMQQLREIRQGIQIVVATPGRMLDIIGRKAIDFSNVKYVVLDEADEMLNMGFQDDINDILSTTPDDKKTWLFSATMPAEVRRIAKNYMDNPVELTMGTKNTGNVNIEHEYYIVRARDKYAALKRIVDFNPEIFAVVFCKTKLDTQDVAEHLIKDGYNADALHGDLSQQQRDKVMQRFRERNMQLLIATDVAARGIDVNNVTHVINYSLPDEIESYTHRSGRTGRAGKTGISICIINSKEVGKIRQLERIIGKQFTKAELPTGFDVCEKQLFSLVHKVHNVEVNNEQIDQYIPRIMDEFADLTKEDVIKRFASLEFNRFLDYYSKAPDLNAAVGDDRGADRGERGAGRGRGSEGYTRLFINLGSVDEFTRGDMLSFICNNGKIGGKSVGKIDLKGVFSFFEVEDDVADKVFEGFKSVEFNGRQVRIEKSGDGGRGEGAGERRGGGERRSGGGGFGGERRSGGGGGGYRGGGDRKSGGGSGRREGGNSGGGFRDFSGRSRDDKGGNTGGPRREGGNREGGSGERRKKW, encoded by the coding sequence ATGACAAACCCATTTCAATTATTGGGGATAAGTGATGACGTCGTTAATGCCGTAAAGGATCTTGGATTTGAAACTCCAACACCTATTCAGGAGCAAAGTATTCCTGTACTGTTAGAAGGCACTAATGATTTTGTTGGTTTGGCCCAAACAGGAACAGGAAAAACAGCCGCATTTGGTTTGCCGCTGTTAGAACTAATCGATTTTAAAGTTAACAAACCACAGGCATTGATTTTATGCCCTACCCGTGAGTTATGCTTACAGATCGCTAACGACCTTAAGAACTTTTCTAAAAACATTGCTAATGCCCACGTTGTTGCCGTTTACGGTGGCGCGAACATTATGCAACAACTACGCGAAATCCGTCAGGGAATTCAAATCGTAGTGGCCACGCCCGGCCGTATGTTGGATATCATTGGCCGTAAGGCGATTGATTTTTCAAACGTTAAATATGTTGTGCTTGATGAAGCTGACGAGATGTTGAACATGGGTTTCCAGGACGATATCAACGACATCTTATCAACTACTCCTGATGACAAAAAAACCTGGTTATTCTCGGCTACCATGCCTGCAGAAGTTCGCCGTATAGCTAAAAACTATATGGATAATCCTGTTGAATTAACCATGGGCACAAAAAACACTGGTAACGTAAACATCGAACACGAATATTACATTGTTCGTGCACGTGATAAATACGCTGCCTTAAAACGTATTGTAGATTTCAATCCTGAAATTTTTGCAGTAGTATTCTGTAAAACCAAATTGGATACACAGGATGTTGCTGAGCATTTAATTAAAGATGGCTACAATGCTGATGCTTTACACGGCGATTTATCGCAACAACAACGTGATAAAGTAATGCAACGTTTCCGTGAACGTAACATGCAGTTGTTAATTGCTACTGATGTTGCTGCACGTGGTATCGATGTAAACAATGTAACTCACGTAATCAATTACTCTTTACCTGACGAAATTGAAAGTTATACCCACCGTTCTGGCCGTACTGGTCGTGCGGGTAAAACCGGTATTTCTATCTGTATCATCAACTCTAAAGAAGTTGGAAAAATCCGTCAGCTGGAACGCATTATTGGTAAACAATTTACCAAAGCTGAGCTTCCTACAGGATTTGATGTTTGTGAGAAACAATTATTCTCTTTAGTACATAAAGTACACAATGTAGAAGTTAACAACGAACAAATTGATCAGTACATTCCTCGTATTATGGATGAATTTGCTGATTTAACCAAAGAAGATGTAATTAAACGTTTTGCTTCATTAGAGTTTAACCGTTTCTTGGATTACTATTCTAAAGCACCTGATTTAAATGCTGCAGTTGGCGACGACCGTGGTGCTGACAGAGGCGAAAGAGGAGCTGGACGCGGACGTGGTAGCGAAGGTTACACCCGTTTGTTCATCAACTTAGGTTCTGTAGATGAGTTTACCCGTGGCGATATGTTATCTTTTATCTGTAACAATGGTAAAATTGGTGGCAAAAGTGTTGGTAAAATCGATTTAAAAGGTGTTTTCTCTTTCTTTGAAGTAGAAGATGATGTTGCCGATAAAGTTTTCGAAGGCTTTAAATCTGTTGAGTTTAACGGTCGTCAGGTACGTATCGAGAAAAGCGGAGACGGTGGTCGTGGTGAAGGCGCAGGTGAAAGACGCGGTGGCGGCGAAAGACGTAGCGGTGGCGGTGGTTTCGGCGGTGAACGCAGAAGCGGCGGTGGCGGCGGCGGTTATCGTGGCGGCGGCGACAGAAAATCTGGCGGTGGTAGCGGTAGACGTGAAGGTGGAAATAGCGGTGGCGGTTTCAGAGATTTCTCTGGTCGTAGCCGTGATGACAAAGGTGGTAACACCGGAGGTCCACGCAGAGAAGGCGGAAACCGTGAAGGTGGAAGCGGCGAGCGCCGTAAAAAATGGTAA
- a CDS encoding glycoside hydrolase family 3 C-terminal domain-containing protein, whose amino-acid sequence MPKSIKYLYLLPTLFFSCSLFAQVKKAQILPYKNSKLSIDLRIKDLISRMTPEEKFWQLFMIPGDVNEQNKQQFKHGIFGLQVSAAAQGSGNAQQMLTYNTSEDGLSLAKKINKIQKFFVEETRLGIPIIPFDEALHGLVRQGATAFPQSIGLAATFDTTLVAKIGTAIANEARVRGLRDLLAPVINMATDVRWGRVEETYGEDPYLTTVLGHAFMNAIEKQNIIVTPKHFIANVGDGGRDSYPIEMDTHFLEEIHFPAFKDGVKNVGIRSLMTSYNSVFGSPATSNKWLLTTKLKSEWGFKGFVISDAGAVGGANVLHFTAKDYKDATAQSINAGLDVIFQVDYNHYKLFLPAFLDGSIPKSRIDDALTRVLRAKFELGLFEQPYVDESIAEKMLNDQSNHILAKEAALKSFVLLKNDNHILPLKSTKRILLLGEDAVEGRLGGYSGTGNKKINILEGLKSAVSGDVEINYLKGSSREVQSYVTIDSQFLSVNQKLGLTAKYYKGLNLAGEPVKEQVDKAINFSWTLYPPDEKLDLDNYSISWEGSIKVPQNADLNIGLEGNDGYRLYLNDKLVIDNWDKKSFNLKTAHFHFEKNKAYSIKVEFFEPKGNGKIKLVWDYNVQQPNEITDAVKAAKNNDVVVFVAGIKEGEFLDRAMLNLPGNQETLLQELAKTGKPIVVVLTGGSAINMQPWLNKVSAVLNVWYPGEAGGNAVADVLLGKANPSGKLPITCPVDESQLPLVYNHKPTGRGDDYNNLSGEPLFPFGYGLSYTDFSYANLKFSRKSIAKNETATVTFELKNTGSYDGEEVVQLYMRPLLSKLAQPVLALRAFQRVSLKAGETKTVSFQIDKEVLQTLDGNNKWDAVPGDYRIMIGSSSKALYLKDNITVKP is encoded by the coding sequence ATGCCGAAATCGATAAAATACCTATACTTATTGCCTACGCTTTTTTTCTCTTGCAGTCTTTTTGCACAGGTGAAAAAGGCGCAAATATTGCCTTATAAAAATTCAAAGTTAAGTATCGATTTAAGGATAAAAGACCTGATTTCGAGAATGACTCCGGAAGAAAAATTCTGGCAGTTGTTCATGATCCCCGGGGATGTTAACGAACAGAATAAACAACAGTTTAAACATGGCATTTTTGGCTTGCAGGTAAGTGCGGCCGCGCAGGGAAGTGGCAATGCACAACAGATGTTAACCTATAACACTTCTGAAGATGGACTTTCACTTGCCAAAAAAATCAATAAAATCCAGAAATTCTTTGTAGAAGAAACACGTTTGGGGATTCCCATTATTCCTTTTGATGAGGCCTTGCATGGTTTGGTAAGGCAGGGTGCTACTGCTTTTCCACAATCTATTGGTTTAGCGGCAACTTTCGATACCACATTGGTGGCTAAGATAGGTACAGCCATTGCCAACGAAGCGCGGGTGCGGGGTTTAAGAGATCTTTTGGCGCCTGTAATTAACATGGCTACCGATGTAAGATGGGGCAGAGTAGAAGAAACTTATGGCGAAGACCCTTATCTAACCACTGTGTTGGGGCATGCCTTTATGAACGCCATAGAAAAACAGAATATTATTGTTACCCCTAAACATTTTATTGCCAATGTTGGCGATGGCGGTCGTGATAGTTATCCTATTGAAATGGACACTCACTTTTTGGAAGAAATCCACTTTCCTGCATTTAAAGATGGCGTTAAAAATGTAGGCATCCGTTCTTTAATGACTTCTTACAACAGTGTTTTTGGCTCGCCGGCAACTTCAAATAAATGGTTGCTCACCACAAAACTAAAATCAGAATGGGGTTTTAAAGGTTTCGTTATTTCTGATGCCGGGGCGGTTGGTGGTGCCAATGTATTACATTTTACCGCCAAAGATTATAAAGATGCAACAGCACAATCAATCAATGCCGGGTTAGACGTGATTTTTCAGGTAGATTATAACCACTACAAATTATTTTTGCCTGCATTTTTGGATGGTAGTATCCCAAAATCACGGATTGACGATGCGCTTACCAGGGTGTTGAGAGCAAAATTCGAACTTGGCCTTTTCGAGCAGCCTTATGTTGACGAAAGTATTGCCGAAAAAATGTTAAACGATCAAAGCAATCATATCCTCGCCAAAGAAGCCGCTTTGAAATCTTTTGTACTGCTTAAAAACGATAACCATATTCTTCCCCTAAAAAGTACAAAACGCATTTTATTATTAGGTGAGGATGCTGTTGAAGGCAGGCTGGGTGGTTATAGTGGCACTGGAAATAAAAAGATAAACATCTTGGAAGGACTGAAAAGTGCAGTATCCGGCGATGTTGAAATTAATTATTTAAAAGGTAGCAGTCGCGAAGTTCAATCTTATGTCACGATAGATAGCCAGTTTCTTTCTGTGAATCAAAAATTGGGGTTGACTGCAAAGTATTATAAAGGACTCAACCTCGCTGGTGAACCTGTAAAAGAGCAGGTAGATAAGGCCATCAATTTCAGCTGGACTTTATATCCTCCTGATGAAAAACTTGATTTGGATAATTATTCGATCAGCTGGGAGGGCAGTATAAAAGTTCCGCAAAATGCAGATCTTAATATCGGATTGGAGGGAAATGATGGTTACCGATTATATCTGAACGATAAACTGGTGATTGATAACTGGGATAAAAAATCATTCAATTTAAAAACAGCGCATTTCCATTTTGAGAAAAATAAAGCCTACTCCATTAAAGTAGAATTTTTCGAACCTAAAGGCAATGGCAAGATCAAACTCGTATGGGATTATAATGTTCAGCAACCAAACGAAATAACAGATGCGGTAAAAGCAGCAAAAAATAACGACGTGGTGGTTTTTGTAGCAGGGATAAAAGAAGGAGAGTTTTTAGATCGGGCAATGTTAAACCTGCCGGGTAATCAGGAAACTCTTTTACAGGAACTTGCAAAAACAGGTAAACCGATTGTGGTGGTGTTAACCGGTGGCAGTGCCATTAATATGCAGCCCTGGTTAAATAAGGTAAGCGCAGTTTTAAATGTATGGTACCCTGGCGAAGCTGGTGGCAATGCTGTGGCAGATGTATTGTTGGGTAAAGCAAATCCTTCAGGAAAACTCCCGATTACCTGTCCTGTTGATGAATCGCAGCTACCTTTAGTGTATAACCACAAGCCAACCGGAAGAGGTGATGACTACAACAATTTAAGTGGTGAGCCGCTTTTCCCTTTCGGATATGGATTAAGTTATACCGACTTTTCTTATGCCAACTTAAAATTCAGCCGCAAAAGCATAGCTAAAAATGAAACCGCGACTGTAACCTTTGAACTGAAAAATACAGGCAGTTACGATGGGGAAGAAGTGGTTCAATTGTACATGAGGCCATTACTAAGCAAGCTGGCTCAGCCTGTTCTGGCGCTCAGGGCTTTTCAAAGGGTGAGCTTAAAAGCAGGTGAAACGAAAACCGTTTCTTTTCAAATAGATAAAGAAGTGCTTCAAACGCTTGATGGCAATAATAAATGGGACGCAGTTCCCGGAGATTATAGAATTATGATCGGCTCATCGAGCAAGGCGCTTTATTTAAAAGATAACATCACAGTAAAACCTTAA
- a CDS encoding alpha-L-fucosidase has translation MKIKIYFLFCLMLFVYRSSAQQNDIMPQSEIYEWPKDAAVKQKLETWQDKKFGMIIHWGLYAVPGIIESWSICSEDWIERDSTIKYEDYKKWYWGQSEKFNPTKFNPEQWAKAGKDAGMKYLVFTTKHHDGFAMFDTKQSDFSVAKGPFSANAKKDVAKYVFDAFRKENFMIGAYFSKPDWHSQYYWWDKYATANRNNNYDIRKNPWRWNMFKSYTQNQIAELMNNYGSIDILWLDGGWVRPRASVNQEVLSWGAPIPEWSQDVDMPKIADMARKAQPGLIMVDRTVHGQFENYQTPEQKIPEKQLDYPWESCMTLGGAWGFVPNDQYKSAAEVVHKLVEIVAKGGSLLLGVGPKADGTLPDDVIKKLEEIGQWTSKNGTAIYGTRITKNYHDGQNWFTQSKDGKTVYGISFIDKAAVNEISWQGSSPKKGTPITILTTNQKVKWTLKDGKVHFNLPKTDEKIALTFSFTPETK, from the coding sequence ATGAAGATAAAAATTTACTTTCTTTTCTGTTTAATGCTCTTTGTGTACCGTTCTTCTGCCCAACAGAACGACATCATGCCCCAATCAGAAATTTACGAATGGCCTAAAGATGCTGCGGTTAAACAAAAACTAGAGACCTGGCAGGATAAAAAATTTGGAATGATTATCCACTGGGGGCTTTACGCCGTTCCCGGGATTATCGAATCCTGGTCTATCTGTTCTGAAGATTGGATTGAAAGGGATAGTACCATCAAATACGAAGATTATAAAAAATGGTACTGGGGCCAGAGCGAAAAATTTAACCCTACAAAATTCAACCCTGAACAATGGGCAAAAGCAGGTAAAGATGCCGGCATGAAATACCTGGTATTTACCACTAAACACCACGATGGTTTTGCCATGTTCGATACTAAACAATCTGATTTTAGTGTTGCAAAAGGCCCTTTTTCTGCCAATGCTAAAAAAGATGTGGCCAAATATGTGTTCGATGCATTCCGCAAAGAAAACTTTATGATCGGTGCTTATTTTTCTAAACCAGATTGGCACTCTCAGTATTATTGGTGGGACAAATATGCCACCGCTAACAGAAACAACAATTACGACATCCGAAAAAATCCATGGCGGTGGAATATGTTTAAAAGCTATACCCAAAACCAGATCGCCGAGTTGATGAATAATTATGGTAGTATCGATATTCTGTGGTTAGATGGTGGCTGGGTTCGCCCGCGGGCCAGCGTAAACCAGGAAGTGCTTTCATGGGGAGCGCCAATTCCGGAGTGGAGCCAGGATGTAGATATGCCGAAGATTGCAGACATGGCCAGAAAAGCACAGCCTGGTTTAATTATGGTAGACAGAACGGTACATGGTCAGTTCGAAAATTACCAAACCCCTGAACAGAAAATCCCCGAAAAACAATTGGATTATCCTTGGGAGAGCTGTATGACTTTAGGTGGTGCATGGGGATTTGTCCCTAACGATCAATATAAGTCTGCAGCTGAAGTAGTGCATAAACTGGTAGAAATTGTTGCCAAAGGCGGAAGTTTGTTATTGGGCGTTGGTCCGAAAGCAGATGGAACACTGCCTGACGATGTGATTAAAAAATTAGAAGAAATTGGGCAGTGGACTTCAAAAAATGGTACGGCCATTTACGGAACACGGATAACCAAAAACTATCACGACGGGCAAAACTGGTTTACCCAGAGTAAGGACGGAAAAACAGTTTATGGAATCAGCTTTATTGACAAGGCTGCTGTTAATGAAATTTCATGGCAGGGGAGTAGTCCTAAAAAAGGAACGCCAATTACCATTTTAACTACTAACCAAAAAGTAAAATGGACATTGAAAGATGGTAAAGTCCACTTTAATCTTCCTAAAACTGATGAGAAAATAGCCCTTACATTTTCTTTTACGCCTGAAACTAAATAG
- a CDS encoding SusD/RagB family nutrient-binding outer membrane lipoprotein, producing MKIQHKVIHTILGLSLIVGVASCKKGFEELNKPYKDATVSTATPAGFFNNLAKRATEEDYTIYAGLFMPITNQQGVQNKNLPYINYITTFWRNYYQDLADYKQLLKLVSAAPNPGIYNDVKYMATILMSQKTLSMLDRYGDIPYSQAAIATEGSANYQPKYDKEESVYNSVLDDLKAAVEGVGGPNQSSIGTYESFLTNDFVAWKKFGNALRLRYAVRLSKTNLQTKAKGIIAEILGNPSTYPLPNDQDLTALYKSNFGSFPLVSIPNSPDYGDRYWYAFRELSVSNIRMSSNVFAKMSSTNADDGSGFFDPRYKVWFMPNNAGKWVPQPQNGSVQDGGTPYPNESTNSPKAPGTDPGNKFAVFNYYLVRDFQSFPYVIISEADVHFLKAEIYNQGIGVGADQALAETEYNAGMKASVNFWYTTVNSNTTAIWPTAAKPGPITQAQIDVFTSNPAVKFTAGDVAGNYRKIITQSWLASMFNAVETWCTVRRTGVTPKDATYTPVTYNRLPYPDDEKTNNLSNLNAIGGNVDANVQIAKKVYWMP from the coding sequence ATGAAAATTCAACATAAAGTAATCCATACTATACTTGGCCTCTCGCTGATCGTTGGTGTGGCATCGTGTAAAAAAGGTTTCGAAGAATTAAATAAGCCATATAAAGATGCAACGGTTTCTACAGCAACACCTGCAGGCTTTTTTAATAATTTGGCCAAGCGTGCAACAGAAGAAGATTATACGATCTATGCGGGTTTGTTTATGCCAATTACCAATCAGCAGGGTGTTCAGAATAAAAACTTACCCTATATTAATTATATTACTACTTTTTGGCGTAATTATTACCAGGATCTGGCCGATTATAAACAATTATTAAAGCTTGTTAGTGCCGCTCCAAATCCAGGCATCTATAATGATGTAAAGTATATGGCAACTATTCTGATGAGCCAAAAAACTTTATCGATGTTAGATCGCTATGGCGATATACCTTACAGCCAGGCCGCTATTGCTACCGAAGGCTCAGCAAACTACCAACCGAAGTATGATAAAGAAGAAAGTGTTTATAACAGTGTATTAGATGATCTGAAAGCTGCTGTTGAAGGTGTTGGTGGCCCAAACCAAAGCTCAATAGGTACTTATGAATCTTTTTTAACCAACGATTTTGTCGCCTGGAAGAAGTTTGGAAACGCCTTAAGACTGCGTTATGCTGTTCGTTTAAGTAAAACCAATCTGCAAACCAAGGCGAAGGGCATCATTGCAGAAATTCTGGGAAATCCTTCTACTTACCCGTTACCTAATGATCAAGACCTTACGGCCTTATACAAAAGTAATTTTGGAAGTTTTCCTTTAGTGTCTATACCAAATTCTCCAGATTATGGCGATCGCTATTGGTATGCATTCCGGGAGCTCTCTGTTTCGAACATCAGGATGAGTTCGAATGTGTTTGCTAAAATGTCGTCAACCAACGCTGATGATGGATCTGGTTTTTTTGATCCGCGTTACAAAGTCTGGTTTATGCCAAATAATGCAGGCAAATGGGTGCCTCAACCACAAAATGGATCTGTACAAGATGGTGGTACACCTTATCCGAATGAATCTACCAATAGTCCAAAAGCTCCAGGTACCGATCCTGGTAATAAATTTGCTGTATTTAATTACTATCTCGTACGTGATTTTCAGAGTTTCCCTTATGTAATTATTTCGGAAGCAGATGTACATTTCTTAAAGGCAGAAATTTATAACCAAGGTATAGGCGTCGGTGCCGATCAGGCTTTGGCTGAAACAGAATATAATGCAGGGATGAAAGCATCTGTTAACTTTTGGTACACTACTGTTAATAGTAATACAACTGCTATATGGCCTACTGCTGCTAAACCTGGCCCAATTACCCAGGCACAGATTGATGTTTTTACCAGTAACCCTGCGGTAAAATTTACAGCTGGTGATGTAGCGGGAAATTATCGGAAAATAATTACGCAGTCCTGGTTGGCAAGTATGTTTAATGCAGTGGAAACCTGGTGTACAGTCCGCCGTACTGGGGTGACACCTAAGGATGCCACTTACACCCCTGTTACCTATAACAGGTTGCCTTATCCCGACGATGAGAAAACCAACAACCTTTCAAATTTAAATGCCATTGGCGGTAATGTAGACGCTAATGTTCAGATTGCCAAAAAGGTATATTGGATGCCATAA